ACCGCACTTATGAATGAATAATTAGTAACAAAATTTATTAAATACAAAATCCTAATAGTTCGTTCAACTATCGACTGATAAGATGATGGGCAAAACTATGTCCAacctttttgtttttgttagaTCAGGGCACCACGTTGTCAGCTCTTACGTGCTGACGTCGGTTTCGGTTATTTTCTGAATCTGTAACCTCGATAGGCTCAAGCTTTTGACTCAAGCTTCGGATTTGACTAGATCAGGCATTGATTCCATTTCTAGCTTTAGCTCAACTTTGGCTCAGCTCTGGCTCAACATTTGGAACCTGGGAACTGGCTTCGAACCAAGCTTATTCCTTGGCCATGCAAATGCCCCTGACACATTCCGGCTGTATATGCTAttcctttttcttcttctgccagaCCTTCTGTTTCTATTGGTGTCAGAGGTGCCTCACTGCCATCGCGATTGGCGTATCTCAAGCACCACCACGGGTGGTCTCGGCCGGCTCAGAACGGACCGTACAACGTGGCGTACGTACCTGTCTCTAAACAGGGCGATATGCGTCCGACCGTTGGAAAAACAAACGTTCCTGCGTCTAACTAAGTCTAGCTAATTTCAGATGCAACTTTCGGATATTTAACTTGTATCGAGTCGTCCTCAAGGAGCTAGGGGTAGTCTGGTattttgcctccggcggctggggctgcgccctAGACCCCGTTGTGGTCCGCTGTGCGGAGCTTTTTGGGGGTTTGGTAGCTGGCTTGCCAGCAATTGCACTTTTCTCAGGTTCTGTTCTAGGGGTGGTTGTGGTGAGAGGTGCTGAGAAGTGCTGAGTCTTCTCTGTATCATTCGGGAGCTCGGGCACCACTGCCAGCAAttaaacaaacaaactaaGTCTCGCTTGGCTTTATTGCTCTTCACTGCCTGTTTCTGCTGAGAATCATTGCCTCATACTGCGACTAACACCGGACCTGAGACTGTGATCTTCTTCCCGCTGCCGTACAATTGGCAATCTGCATTGCCCCTGTCGTTTCCATGGGCCACTTACTGGGCGATAGCTGCTTGTTCTCTGTTCCTACCTGCCGGGTAGTATCGGCTCAAGCGTCTTTTACAGCTTCTGAGCTCCGCGCCGTCCGTATCTTGCTCGTTTCAATTGCTTCTGCTTCCATTTCTCAGTCACTCTAAGCCCTGAAACAACTCCCTCAATTCCAATTAAACCAGTCCCGTCACATCTCAAACCACACCCACCACGGTCttagcaaactcctgcgaagcaggagccacggggtctggggcagcgccccagccgccggaggcactgaCTCCGGATAAATTCGGTTCACGGGTGCTTTATTTGTCAGCGCCCTGGTGGTCTGTCGCGATGAGGATCGCCTGCCAGCCATGCCCATTCGGGGCTTGTCCTTGTTGGCCCTGCTTCTAAACTATAACTTTGCtgcaaataaaaaattttcCATCGCGTCACGCAGCAGCCGGAAAATTTAATTAATCCGATACACCCTAGCCTGTGGCGATTGGCATACATAATGCAAGATCGAGACCACGGAAACCTGACTGCCAAACTCAAAATTGTAACATCTCCCGTGTCCTCTTTTAGGGGTGGAtgcttgcctccggcggctgggtGTCAGGTGAGGCTTCCGAAGATGCACGGCTGTTTCATGTCCGAGATATTCGGAATACTTTATCCATGTGGCATGCGAAACCATTATCtaaagataagaattaTCAGAATAACCAGGTTAACCTTTAAGATTCATATACACTTACTGTGAGATAAAGTTGTATGAAAGTCGGTTAAGTTCTGGGAGTAGTCGCACTTGAAGGAGGTTTTGAATAAGGATTAATATTAGTAACAGatgttttaatatctaaagaataaaactaattgaaagagcaaaatagtaccctttatataataattgagaacaagatgaaaaagtagaaaagaatctttgagaagaaaataaagaaaagagaatgaggcgaaattattagatgaaacaaaacataggtcaaatgaccaaggaGAGGCGAGTGTGAAACGAGCCAAGACAAACTGGAGACGAAGGAAGTGGAGCAGACGGCATTAGCGTCAACATGAAActtatcaaggagaagttATAGAGAGATAAGTCGGCGAAGACGACATGAGATGCAGAAGTATGCATTTGgagtgatgttgaagagagGCAGGAAGACGGCTGACATGCGGAGGTAGTCGGTAGAGGTCGGAAGATAACGGATAAGCTATTGGGAAGCCGGAATCGTGACactggggctgcgccccagaccccgcggctcctctcgcttcgctcgagtcgagcgtcgggTTTCAGATTGAGGGAGGAGGGTTTTGGCAGCGGGAGGGTAGCGGGTCGCGAAGCGAccacaacggggtctggggcagcgccccagccaccggtGGCAGACCGGATACTGTATGCACTTACGGGTTCCCACTTCGGCAGGTGACAGCCAGACCCTGCCAGTGGTTATCGGTAGAGGGAGTCTTATCGGTCTTGAATTGGTAGTCAGGCTAGCTGCCAGTGTCAGAGAGATAAGACTGATTTGGCAGGCTTCAACGGTATCGTCCGAGAGCTCTCGATAAGGGCCAAACAGACCTATAAAGAGACGAGTAGTCTCGGTCTTGAATACATGCGAGGGTCAGTTGGTTACTGAGATCAACTGACTAAACTATGGACTCCAGTCACATTCTACATACTTTATACCCAAATTACCGCCGAGTTCGATCGATTGTCTCCACAGTTTCACATAGAGTTGAGAGCCAGCTCGCTACcgattcaggggtaacgAATGAGGAACGGCTGGCTGGCTCTGATTTTTCTCCACTAAGGGACGTCAAGACCCCCACGCTGAAGTTGACTCGCACCAGTAGGCACGAGGTAGGCATCAGTGTGCTTTATCTGCGACCAGTGCATTGACCATAAGCTTGAAATTAGACCTGATTTATTGTCCTGACTCCGGGTTCTAACGTGTGATTCAATCTCGTGCTCTGGCTTATGGTACTAGACCATTGATCTTGCAATCGCACCCTTGAACAGGTCAAGTCCCGTTCCAGATCCCCTGGTCAATATATTGTCCCCATTAATTTCACTGACGGGCTACACAGGTTCTcagtcgctcgcgaagcgagcataacggggtctggggcagcgccccagccgccggaggcacaaccaGACCCCACAGTTTCCAGTGAAACCGTTGTAGCCCAGCGGCACCTCGAACAGGAGTGCCATTTTGGGCACCTTCTGGCGACGGATTGGAGATTCTCCAGAATTTTCCGGTGTGTAGCAGAGCTCTCCGAGGCGACGAGTGCGATTGAACGGATACACTTCCTACATTAGGAAGCTATCGGCAGCGAGGTGCAGTTTTTCTTCAGTGTGTATGCAAGATTATGCGGAAAATTCTAACAGGCTAGCGGAAACAGGCCTTAATCGGCAACCCAAGACGCAGTGGAATTTTTTGTCTTGTTCGAGGCAGACACAATTGCCTGGATTGGGTCTGCTGTAAGTGGCTGGTTTGTATGGTCTATATGCAACCTATCGGTTATTGTTTATTGAATCTGTATAAAAGTGAGGTTCCattgaaaaattaattttcaGCTGTTTTTTTAACCctttgctggtgttgtgTTGGTTCTGTTTAAAAACACTCTGCTTTCCTTAatggaatttttttgttgttgctgggTCCTTCATTTACGTTAAATCTCTAACTGGTTTGGTTATAGTATTATATATGGGTAGGGCAATTTGCATCTTAATTGTCTAATCTCCTTTTTACTACGATAAGCATCGAACtttaattttttcaggTCGCCTTGGCTTAGTTTGTCCCCACATAATCGTCATCATTTAACTCTGGTTTTTTCTTTCGGTAATTATATTTAAAGAGTATTTGTTAAACATGTCTACAGAAAGGTCTCCATTATTAGGAGCCACTGCTTcaggttctggttctggttcgGCTTCTGGGTCTGggtctggttctggttcgACTCTTCGTCCTCAACCATATTTTATCGATGTTCCTGCCAATAGAGCATTTTCCAGCTCCACCAAACGACCGTCTCTTGTCAGTGGTTCAGTTGGCAGACAAGGTTTCGCTGATGCATTTTTGAGAAGCCAGTCACCATCTACTAATCACTCGTTTTTGACTGATGATAACAACGTGATGGACGAGGATGAAGTGGTGTTATCTGCTAGCGAGGCCACTTCTCTCGCCAGAGAGCAACAGGCTTTGTTGTTGGACAATAACATTCAATATACAGTCAACAAGTCTAGAAAAGGTTCAGTTACTGGACCTATTTTCCCAGTCACCAATGAAGCAATCGACGAGGCTGGTGAAGAGGTCCGTGATACTAACAAGGCTTGGGACGAGGCGGTGAATAATGGCCTTGTTAATACTACAGTTAGACGGGAGATCTCAGTTCTGGCTGTGAATGCTGCTCCCTTGATTGTTACATTTTCGTTACAATATTCACTTGTTGTTGCATCTATTTTCTCAGTTGGTCACCTTGGTAAGACCGAACTGGGTGCCGTGTCATTGGCTTCTATGACTGCCAGTATCACCGGTTTCGCCATGATCCAGGGTCTGGCTACTTGTTTGGATACCCTCTGTTCTCAAGCTTACGGTGCTGGAAACCTGTTTTTAGTTGGTGTCTACTTTCAAAAGTGTGTTCTTATGATTATGGTTCTGTTTATTCCTGTCGCTCTTCTCTGGTGTACTGCTGATACCCTTATTGCTGCAATTGTCCCCGAAAAAGACCTGGCTGTTCTGGCTGTGCAATATTTGAGAATTATTGTCTTTGGTGTGCCAGGATACATTCTATTTGAATGCGGTAAGAGATTCGTACAAGCTCAAGGCATTTTCCATGCCAGTACTATTGTATTGCTCATCTGTGCTCCTATTAACGTTGTTCTTAACTACGTTTTGGTATGGAACGAGACTATTGGTATGGGATTTAAgggtgctgctgtagctgtGGCCACTACTGATTGGCTCATGGCCACTCTGCTCTTCTGTTATGTCTACTTCATTGATGGAAAGAAGTGCTGGAACGGATTCTCCATGGAGGCTTTTGCTAACTGGGGACCCATGCTCAAGTTAGCTATTCCTGGTGTCATCATGGTAGAAGCAGAATTCCTTGCTTTTGAAGTCTTGACTCTTGCTTCCTCTTACTTTGGAACCACCTCTCTTGCTGCGCAGTCTGTTCTTTCGACCCTGACATCTCTCTCTTACCAGATCCCCTTCGCAGTTTCGATTGCCTGTTCGACCCGAGTAGCCAATTTCATCGGTGCCACTCTTGGTCCGTCTGCCAAAATCGCCGGTAACGTTGCCATTGGCGCTTCATATCTGATTGCCATTTTTAACGGAATTGTCCTCTACACTTTCAGATACGAAGTAGGAGGACTTTTCAGCAGCGATGAGGAAGTCATTGAGCTCGTTGCCAAAGTTTTCCCTATCTGTGCCTTTATGCAATTGTTTGAcgctgctggagctgttgCTGGCGGTGTTCTCAGAGGCCAGGGAATGCAACATCTTGGCGGATACCtcaacctcttcttctactaCGTTATCGCCCTCCCATTGGCATTCTACCTCGCCTTCACACTCGACTGGGAACTGTACGGCCTCTGGACCGGTGTCACTGTCGGCCTGATTTGCATTTCCATCGGCGAGACCTACTTCATTGGCATCGCTGACTGGGACAAGATAGTCGACGACGCCCGTGAGCGCACCCGTGAGGAGCGAATCATGGCCTGATCACCTCGTTtgttatattatttttgcaTGATGACTGTGTTTTGCATCCTCCCCTCCTATAGTAACAGAATTTCATCTACGAATCTGACCTGTccctccggcggctggggcttcgccccagaccccgtggctcctgcttcgcaggagatttctgggaccgtagacgtgacgactcgagcgcagcgagaggagcagcggggtctggggcggagccccagccgccggaggcagcaccagttcAGGTAGTTTGTTTATTACAACACTAAACGGCGGAGGCCGGATACCTCCCAGCCCTCTTTTTCGGGCGAGTATTTACATCCTAGGAGTCGCTGGCCCGTGACGGGACACCGGCCGCCGGTTTGGGCGTTGCCGCTTTCGAGATGGCGGTAGATGCAGAGGTAGCAGAAGACGGTACCTGTTTCGATGGCTGTGGGGTTGGTGAGGGGTTGGCTGCAGAGTGGACACAGGCCAGAGCCGGTGCGGGCTTGAGGGTAGTCAGGAACTGGCAGGTTCTCGTCTTCAGTGCCATTGCCTCGAGTCTTTTTCGACAATTGTCGCGCAAAGTCACTGGCATTCCACCACTCGAGAAACTTTAATAGGAACATGGATGTGGGAAGGGCAAATGACAGGCCGGAGAGCGTGATATCTTTTACTTTGACAAGTCCTTGAGTGGTCGTGATAAGGTCGACGAGTTTGTCGCCAAATGAATTGGCTACGTCGTTGTCGCCATCAGAATCCGCTATTAATGAGGGAACTACAGGCTTATCGTGAAGCTGGTAGTCATATTGGCTCATACGAGAATATTTCATGCCGAGAAGGAAGTCTGCTGGTCCAGATGAGCTGGTTTTggagaataaataaaatagataGAATGCTAGGGAGGCTGACGATTCCAACATTGTTACTGTAGGATACCATTTTAGAAGAATCTGGTCGAATTCAAATTGtactttttgtttcaaTTGACCAGATTCATATGCTCTTATTCTGTCTTGCTCCGCACTACGGAACATATATCGACCTTTGAGCATCTCATGTCGTGCATCCAGTTTTTCCTTTATATATGGAAGAACCATCACAAAGAACAACGAGCCTAGAACCTGCTTTTTTGTGAGTCTTCTATGCTTCTCGAATTGAGCAGGAGCTGCTAATCTTGTGTTAAGTGATGCTCCAGTAGCCAGATTACGGGTCCGCTTGATACCATAGAACTTTTCTGTGAAAGATGAATTCCAATTCTTGAGATGATAGTATTCCACAAGTCCCATTAACAAAAGGTACAGCTCATCATATCGGTTCGCtattttcaataaatactGGGGATTCCTTTGAGCATAGAATGTGATAATATATCGAAGAGATGGCGAAATGAGATCCTGAAGCTGTTTGGCTGACAGCAGTTCAAAAATTGTAGGTGTATCAGGATCTAATGAGTTCGCATTAAGTGATGAGAAATAGTCCATTTCGCTTTACTGGCTTCTGGAGCCAAAGACTTAATATCTCAATGAACCAAATTGATTTTTCCAAGACACTTGATCCTCTCAGATATATTCTCGGTAGGTCTGATAAACGCTGACTGAGGGGATCAAAAGGTGGGGTTGCCTCGGTTAGGGGGGTATGTCGTGTATAGGGATAGCTCGACGTATATCTTATTATCGGCGTGCTCCTAACTAGTCGTTCGTTATCTTAACCGCCACTTTGGACGGCTGAAAAGATCTGCCCAGGTCTCAAGCCACGCATAAAATTTGCATTGATAACCGTTTAACGCACTGTAGGTCGACGTACAGAAACACTTGGCTATCGGCGGCCGAACATGGCAGGCTGCCATCATATGATCTTACACTCTATTTTAACGCCTCAACATATAAAACTCAAAGTTATCAATGAAAACATTTTGAAAAGGAGGGATTTTGAACAAGTGCGATATACATTTTCAACTCGCGAATTACTGActgtattattattaggGATCACAACAggatgaagaaaataagATTCTCCTTACTCAACAGGTTAAAGACAAAAGGCCCCGATTATCAACTGGCGCTTGTAGCTTCGAGTGATAAGAAAAGTCCGTGTCTTGGTCCTGCAAATCTATCTGTTTTGCCGGTAGAGAttattgaaaatattctAGAACAacttgttgctgatagGGAAGTTTGGGATTTTATTAGGGACTTATTTTCACTCTCGGCCACATGTAGATATTTGAACTCCATTTTGGCTGATGAAATTTTGTACGATAAAGTCGTAATCCGAAAC
The Sugiyamaella lignohabitans strain CBS 10342 chromosome A, complete sequence genome window above contains:
- the ERC1 gene encoding Erc1p (Member of the multi-drug and toxin extrusion (MATE) family; the MATE family is part of the multidrug/oligosaccharidyl-lipid/polysaccharide (MOP) exporter superfamily; overproduction confers ethionine resistance and accumulation of S-adenosylmethionine; GO_component: GO:0016021 - integral component of membrane [Evidence IEA]; GO_component: GO:0016021 - integral component of membrane [Evidence ISM] [PMID 12192589]; GO_component: GO:0016020 - membrane [Evidence IEA,IEA,IEA]; GO_function: GO:0015297 - antiporter activity [Evidence IEA]; GO_function: GO:0015297 - antiporter activity [Evidence ISS] [PMID 12603313]; GO_function: GO:0015238 - drug transmembrane transporter activity [Evidence IEA]; GO_process: GO:0006556 - S-adenosylmethionine biosynthetic process [Evidence IMP] [PMID 18592490]; GO_process: GO:0006855 - drug transmembrane transport [Evidence IEA]; GO_process: GO:0055085 - transmembrane transport [Evidence IEA]; GO_process: GO:0055085 - transmembrane transport [Evidence ISS] [PMID 12603313]; GO_process: GO:0006810 - transport [Evidence IEA]), producing the protein MSTERSPLLGATASGSGSGSASGSGSGSGSTLRPQPYFIDVPANRAFSSSTKRPSLVSGSVGRQGFADAFLRSQSPSTNHSFLTDDNNVMDEDEVVLSASEATSLAREQQALLLDNNIQYTVNKSRKGSVTGPIFPVTNEAIDEAGEEVRDTNKAWDEAVNNGLVNTTVRREISVLAVNAAPLIVTFSLQYSLVVASIFSVGHLGKTELGAVSLASMTASITGFAMIQGLATCLDTLCSQAYGAGNLFLVGVYFQKCVLMIMVLFIPVALLWCTADTLIAAIVPEKDLAVLAVQYLRIIVFGVPGYILFECGKRFVQAQGIFHASTIVLLICAPINVVLNYVLVWNETIGMGFKGAAVAVATTDWLMATLLFCYVYFIDGKKCWNGFSMEAFANWGPMLKLAIPGVIMVEAEFLAFEVLTLASSYFGTTSLAAQSVLSTLTSLSYQIPFAVSIACSTRVANFIGATLGPSAKIAGNVAIGASYLIAIFNGIVLYTFRYEVGGLFSSDEEVIELVAKVFPICAFMQLFDAAGAVAGGVLRGQGMQHLGGYLNLFFYYVIALPLAFYLAFTLDWELYGLWTGVTVGLICISIGETYFIGIADWDKIVDDARERTREERIMA
- the PEX12 gene encoding ubiquitin-protein ligase peroxin 12 (C3HC4-type RING-finger peroxin and E3 ubiquitin ligase; required for peroxisome biogenesis and peroxisomal matrix protein import; forms translocation subcomplex with Pex2p and Pex10p; mutations in human homolog cause peroxisomal disorder; GO_component: GO:0016021 - integral component of membrane [Evidence IEA]; GO_component: GO:0005779 - integral component of peroxisomal membrane [Evidence IEA]; GO_component: GO:0005779 - integral component of peroxisomal membrane [Evidence IDA] [PMID 11370741]; GO_component: GO:0016020 - membrane [Evidence IEA]; GO_component: GO:0005778 - peroxisomal membrane [Evidence IEA]; GO_component: GO:0005777 - peroxisome [Evidence IEA]; GO_function: GO:0046872 - metal ion binding [Evidence IEA]; GO_function: GO:0008022 - protein C-terminus binding [Evidence IEA]; GO_function: GO:0005515 - protein binding [Evidence IPI] [PMID 12667447]; GO_function: GO:0004842 - ubiquitin-protein transferase activity [Evidence IDA] [PMID 19687296]; GO_function: GO:0004842 - ubiquitin-protein transferase activity [Evidence IDA] [PMID 22471590]; GO_function: GO:0008270 - zinc ion binding [Evidence IEA]; GO_process: GO:0016558 - protein import into peroxisome matrix [Evidence IMP] [PMID 11370741]; GO_process: GO:0016558 - protein import into peroxisome matrix [Evidence IMP] [PMID 15536088]; GO_process: GO:0016558 - protein import into peroxisome matrix [Evidence IMP] [PMID 9090384]; GO_process: GO:0006625 - protein targeting to peroxisome [Evidence IEA]; GO_process: GO:0015031 - protein transport [Evidence IEA]; GO_process: GO:0006810 - transport [Evidence IEA]), with the translated sequence MDYFSSLNANSLDPDTPTIFELLSAKQLQDLISPSLRYIITFYAQRNPQYLLKIANRYDELYLLLMGLVEYYHLKNWNSSFTEKFYGIKRTRNLATGASLNTRLAAPAQFEKHRRLTKKQVLGSLFFVMVLPYIKEKLDARHEMLKGRYMFRSAEQDRIRAYESGQLKQKVQFEFDQILLKWYPTVTMLESSASLAFYLFYLFSKTSSSGPADFLLGMKYSRMSQYDYQLHDKPVVPSLIADSDGDNDVANSFGDKLVDLITTTQGLVKVKDITLSGLSFALPTSMFLLKFLEWWNASDFARQLSKKTRGNGTEDENLPVPDYPQARTGSGLCPLCSQPLTNPTAIETGTVFCYLCIYRHLESGNAQTGGRCPVTGQRLLGCKYSPEKEGWEVSGLRRLVL